Part of the Clarias gariepinus isolate MV-2021 ecotype Netherlands chromosome 25, CGAR_prim_01v2, whole genome shotgun sequence genome is shown below.
GCTGTTAACTACAACAGATTCAAAAATTCAGTAGCACTGGAGCAGGAATGAAAATTATTATATGGTCGTACGTGTCTTTATGTAAATGCTATATGCTAGTAGTAATAACAGTGCATCAGAAGATACACTGAAATAAAGTAAACAGTAAATGAGGAACAAGTGATTATTCCCATTGAGATTTATTAGTGAACCTGGAACATCAAGGCCCTTTGTCAGAGctcattttctgtttttatgagTTTATTAGTTCTCTTATCCTTTATCACCGAGTCCTGAGGTCAGAGGAAAGTAATGTAAACAGCGTCATGGATTTGCAGTCCCTCTGAGACTGAGCTGCGATTTTTGCACTATTTGAGTGTTAATCCCAATGACGATGTCCCTGATGCACTCTGTTCATCTGAAACTCTAGTATTTGATTAAGGAGATAATTCTCAAAAGCAACacttgttttataaaaatatgtttaggACAGCGTGCATAGATACAGAAGGAAAGTCAAATCATTGCATTCAGTAGCATGTTGATTAATCTAATGTATTGAAGTGTAATGCACTTTACCACATTAGACAGCCACAGAGACAGATTATATATTGatgaaaatatactgtactgtacacccaCCAGCCTTTTTATTAGGACATCAACAATAACATCAGGTAATGTTTATTGGAGACAACAGAatgtgatttgtttgtttaacgtTGCAAGGTTGGAcgctttttatgtattttaaacacTGATGCTTTTTAACCACACCAGTTGCTAGAGTttacttggaaaaaaaattatcttgttGAGTTGGAAATACCTTGTTAATGTAAAATGAAAGGCGATGGACCAGGCTGGTTCAAGGTAAATAACCACTCTTTGcaaccatggtgagcagaaaagcatcttagaATGCACAGTCTGTCAAACAAGTGGATTGACTACACATTGAGTTCATCTTGTGTTCCACTCCTGTAGACCgagaacatacagtagcatgCAGTAGGATACATTAGGGCAGGATTTAACAAAACTGTACAGTTGGTAGCTGAAGTCTGATAAATCTTGATTTCTGCTGATTGGCATCACCAGCATGATTCCATACCCCAATCCTTGCcttttattatttgattaacACAATATTTGAAAAACAGCcacggcacagtggtgtagtggttagcactgttgacttgcatctccagggtccaggctcgattcctgtctgtgtgttaatggagtttgcatgttctccccgtgcttggtgggtttcctctgggtactctggtttcctcccacagtccaaagacatgcagattaggctaattgatgttcccaaattgccctaagtgtgtaagtgtgtgtgtgtgtgttccttgcgatggactggcaccctgtccagggtgtaccctgcctcatgccctaagtctcctgggataggctccaggctccctgtgaccctgaatactggATAAGGCAGTAAAGACAATGAGTAAGAAAGTGAATAACAGCCTTAATTGCATGTTACAGCTAGCATGTTCTTTCTGACTATGTTCGTACCTCGATGGTCATAAGCTATCCATCTCTTATTGGCTATTCGAAAAATTCCATAAAGGCAAACTGAGTCATATCAGTTTCTCTTGTCATTCCGCTTTGGGTTGTTTTTTATGATCATTTTAGAAAGTGTGTCCTGTTATACTAGTACATTTtagtaatacaataaataaataagattttgTACAGGTATTCTTAGTAGGAAATTTGTCAGTTAATTCTTAACTGTTCTTAGcagatttttgtctgtttacGCATTTAGGATATCTCTTAAAGTGCGTTGACTTTCTTTTGTCCCAACAAGTCAGGACAAGACAATACCCCTTCCTGTTAAAAGAGGGCAGCCTTGTCTGAGATTTAGTTTTGATTATTTCCTGTTTTGCTGCCATTACCAGTCAGTGGGctacaaacatatacacacccaAGAATTTTGAAATCTTGCCTGTGTCTTCATGacaatccttaaaaaaatattcagtttttgaACCAGCTATACAGTATCTTCCTCATATAACAGCCTTAATGCCTTAAAACCTATTTGGTTTTGgatatgttttatgttattGGCCAGTTTAATGGCTTATAGGTTAATATGGTGATTATTAAAGAACTGCACATGAAACTTTTATATTATCTTGGTTGCTAATTATCTCTATTATCTTGTATTatcaaattattttcatttatttcttctcAGAGCCATATTATGTCATTCTGACTTTTGCATATTGACTGTTGCATGGCAATTCCCAACTGAATAGGGTGTTGGGACTCTTGATGCGCTCTGTACTTTGACTGATCAGAGTACTGATCACCACCTTAGTCATTTTAGACATCTTAGTCAAGACTATCAGAAATTATAGTAAAATAGATCCTCATTCTCctagggatgttcaagtcaaaccgggatttaattgtgcagaataacagaaacacagttctgaaagtaaaaactaccattatttttctgtataatctgctacactgatgcatttattacaaacaaatgtgtctcttccacaagttatccatcgattttcaaaCGTCATGTGTTCCATTCGCTGAATGTTTataggaacaactgcagtgggcacTTTAGGCTCAACATCTGATTCTTCATTCTTCCATTCAGATGTTTCGTTGCAGATAAGAGTCTCCTCACTGTTCCTGGCTTTTGTAGTTCTGAAGTTCTATTTGCGTCTTCATTCATGcggaatttcatcacaaatcctggtttgatttgaacgccctTCGTAATTCATGAGCAGTTTATGAAATTGCATCTTCATATCAAAGGTAATGGGATTTGATTTCATTCTGTTTCAAACTGCAGCTTTTGAGGAAATATACCTACCCCACTCACATAGGCATTTCTCGACCATATTTAAACCAAACTGTCTGGCACAAAACTTTCTAGGATATTCACTCATCTCATGAATCTGTATACAACATGTCTGGTGATGCTTCTCTGCTCACTCCTGGTGGATGTCTGTGTGAAGTTCAAAGTCTCTCTGATTGTTTAAACAAATCACAGCaacctttctctcttttttttttttaattgctgtaCTTTTGACTCCTTTCATAGCAAGCCAAATGAACATTAGCTAAATTTTAAACCATAGTTCACTgaaatactgtacaagtaagCTAGTATCTGGATAACTATTCTCTAAAGTTGACTGCCCATGTTGAGCATGGCATTGCAGCAGCTTTTAATATAGTATATAAGTAAAGTGTAAAAGAGTGGAACTTATTATATAACAGCAAAGGCTTAGTGGGACTCTCTGGCAATCGGTTAGTGTGTTTGGCTGTCAACCacaaggttggtggttcgatgTCACAAATTTTAGGGACAGTGGTGGCTCATCGTGTAAAGGCTCTGCGTTCTCGGCGGTTTGAGCCCCACCTCTGCccggttgctgctgttgggcccagAACCGcttaatggctgaccctgcgctttgACCCCAAACTATTaacaaagctgggatatgcaaataataaagaatttaaCTGTGCAGGTAtctatatgtgacaaataaaggcttaacatAACTGAACAAAGGCAGAACTAAATCTGGAAAGGATTGTTTATCAAGCACATATGTGAGTGATGGACAGGTGTGCACAAACATTTGGTCATGTAATATGCTTTTCTTCTTTATTATCATTTTGTCACTCCCAGAGGTTTTCTaccagtttaaataaaatgtaatctttCAGATATTGATCTGTAATTAGGCTGTACTTtttaacatacattttaaagaatgtaCAAGTTGGATATGCACATATATTATTACCTGACATAGATCATTTACCATTTACAACATTATCACCATATGTTTATCACATAGGTTTCACCTTTACagagaaaataggaaaaaaaaaaaatcaaataaagtgGCCTAGACTGTCTCCTGCTTTTTGAGTGAGAAAGTGTGTCAGTAGGACATCAAGTGCACATGGGCTGAAAGCCAAGACCTGCTGCGTAACATGTTCTTTGGCCAATCAGAGATGAAGCTACATATTTCTATACCAGTACACATGAGAAAACACTGAGTGGGTGGGACTGGTGTGCGTCTTAACCGAAAACCCCCGAGAGAATCTGTAGACTGTGTGTAATTAAACTCGGCTGGAGAAAAATTACCCAATGTTTGCAGATATGTAGTTACAGTCTGGAAAGATTTGTAGTGGGGTGGATGggtttaaaattgtgatttgaGGTGGAGAAACAATCAAGACAATGTGCCCACAGATGGCGGTTATATAACTGAAAAAATCGGAGCGGGAGGGGCAAGGGCACTCGGGGCTTTACTGATTTTTCCGCTTCGTGCCCCAGAATACAATGTCGTGGTCATTTGCCTTCAGCTGTCTGCTGCGTCAGAGAAAAGAGTAGAAAATGGAGGACAAACTGTTCTCTGCACAATCTGTAAAATAGGCCTATACCCAGAAAAAAGCAACATTGGCAAAGTCAACGTAACCACTCATTCACTGCAGTATGCTAGAGCTGAACATAAAGAGGTATTCggtagatttatttttttctggtgcattcaaaattaaacataacatactgtaaaattcattattcattaattattccTGCCAAacatgtgatgagaacttatAGGATCGGGACAGAGCAGTGTGTGATCATAAGAAGACTTATTAGTAAAGCATTTTAGGAGACGGGTTTTAAAAATTAGACTTTGTAGGAATGAAAAGGGTGATGTGTATCTAATAAGAGCAAATTTATTCGTGCAGGGGGACGTCTATCTAGAAAAGGTAACGCATGctgcgatgcacccatcatgcccaTGGTACAAGACTCTGGAGTTGGAGTTGAGTTGGTCCCTTCAGCagcattatgtggcaataaaataaagttaactgatgacctaaatgtactgaatgaccaggttatcgtttttttaataatgacagCACAGCCATGTTCCACAGCAACAATGCAAATATTGAATAGGCTCAAAGTGTAAAAGACTTGCTCGGGCAGCAttaggaatcattttcacacatgaattggccaccacagagtcctgacctcaatccaATTGAAAGActtgtgctggagaagactttacacaaacagtgaatttttttactttttaggtgacatatataaaacaatatgatCTTTCAGAACAAATTTATTATACAAgttgcatggtggtgtagtggttagcactgtcgccttgtacctccagggtccgggttcgattcccccctctctgtgtgcatggggttccGGGTACTTCATTCCACAGTccaagacctgcagattaggctaatcggcgTTCACAacattgcctgtagtgtgtgaataagtgtgtgattgTGGCATCTTCTACATGTAGACTTTTCTGTGGTAATCTGTGCTCTAACAAGCCAACTCAGTTAAAATCAGGACTCGAATTATAAATAAGGAGAGGAAATGGCATTGGTTTGACAATAGTTCCAGTATTCATGCTGGATATCTAAGGTTTATTCCACCCACCTCTCTTAAGAATGCTTGTAATGGTTTGAGAGATGCGACATTGTACATTTGGATAAAGATAACCGAACAAAAGCTATAGCAGTCATTTTAACAGGAGCCGTGTGATATAGAAAGATAACTGTTTTGGACTTGCAGAATGGTATTCTTTTCCATATAATTAATGAAATGCACAGCCCATCTGTTCATATTTCAACATGCTTATAAGTGCTCTATCACAAAAGCCGTCGTGTTAATGAGCTGCTGTTAAACATCTAACCTTTTGCTGAGTCACCCtgctttttatgcattttactcCTTAATATTATTCATCCTAAAGTTAGTGTCAGAAATGTGTGAATAACAATGGCGCTGTTCACTGTGGTACTTTGTTTTGTCTGCAGGTCTTTTTCAATTGTAgcatcttttaaaaatattgtgtcTCTTTTTTAAGGTACATCACTAGTtcatgttctttctttttttaatgttttcttaccTTTATTTTGTGAAAAGACATGGCCAAAGGCAGTGTTAGTGAAGGTCATTATGAAGAGGCCATTATTTTGTACCATTCAGTGGAATTATCAACAGCACTGGGTTGGTTTTCTATAGCATGTAATATGTGAGTGGGTGGTTTCCTAATGACTATGATCTCATTTTGTGTCTATTCATTATATTTCCGCAGCTCAAATAGAGGTGATTCCATGTAAGATCTGTGGTGATAAGTCTTCTGGGATCCATTATGGTGTCATCACCTGTGAAGGCTGCAAGGTAGATACTCGTTATATcttattttccattttctttgaGTCATATCgtattattttcataaatttgCAACCTACTGAACAGAACCTCCTACAaggccatatactgtacatgttacacTGCACTGATGCTAAGCCATATTCTACAACAATTTCTTAAGAATCGTCCTTAGCAATTTTAGTTGCTAACTACAACCAAGGCAACATCTTTCATACTTGCAtagttttatagttttttaaaaatcattttacagGGATTTTTCCGACGCAGCCAACAGAACAACGCTATGTACTCATGTTCACGGCAGAGGAACTGCCTGATCGACCGGACCAACAGGAACCGCTGCCAGCACTGTCGTCTCCAGAAGTGCTTGGCACTTGGCATGAGCCGAGATGGTAAGATATCGACCACATAGTTCTGCCATGTAAATGCAATTGGACTTGTTGTTTGCTAGCTAAAAACCGGCAGCTGTAAATCATTAGGATGTTTTACATTTGTAGCATTCCCAAgcaaattaatttttgttttaattctcCAACCCTTCGATGGATACACGAATGACTCCATTATGTTGTTGCTTACTGATTAGAAATCCAAGGACATGATTTGACTGAACTAAAAGCAAAGAGTTCactctctgtttcttttttattttcatttcattcgaaatgtaatatttagctttaactaaatgaaaaacataGCACAAAATATTATAGTTCTTAAAATACAAACTTATCAAAAGTAATCAACATGTTAAAAATCACCTACATGTCCGTTGTCCCATAGCGGTAAAGTTTGGGCGCATGTCAAAAAAGCAACGTGACAGCCTGTACGCGGAGGTGcagcggcaccagcagctgactcAGGAGCCTGAGGAGACAGGCGAGGAAGGTGTACACAGCCGCTCGTACGGCAGCACAGGCTCCAACACCACCCTAAGTGATCTAGACGACATCACCACACTGCCCGACGGCCTGCTGTTCGACCTGCCACTTACACCAGGGGAGGCAGCTGAGTACTGTGCCCTCGAGCTGCTCGAAGGTGGGGCCAGTAGTGGAACAGGAAGTGCAGTGAGCAGCAGCTCATCCAATCAAAGCTCTCCAGAGCCTAGCATGCTGGATATAGTGGAAGCAGGTCGGGTGAAGCACGAGTACCAGCTGCTTCCTGAACCCAGCCTTCTCACGCACGCGCTGCTGGGGGCGCTATCCGATGACTGCTCCCTGCTTGATATAGGTGAGTGTTTTTTAATTAGAGGTAACATGGTTAGCAATGTGTGCGCGTCTTCTGGAATCAAGCAAAAATAATACACAGCTAGAGTCATGATAACTGCAGTGTTATTTATGAATAACCAATCTTAGCTCATGACAGGACAACCGTATGACTTTAATAatgtgtaaattaataaaagctTCAGAATTTCCATTTGTGAAGTGTTTAGCGTCAGTGATTAACTCATAAATGATTAACATGAGTGTTAATGTTAGCATGTTGTTCTTgctattattactttatttcttgAATAAAATTCACATTAAAGTACCAAAATATTTCCTATATCAAGAGATGGACATACGAAGATGTTTTTATTGAGCGTTAGCTGATCTGTTAGCTTTCTGTCTAACAATTAAtctgttaatttttatttcttgaatTAAATGGTTATAATGGTATATGACAATTGACTGTTATTGATATCTTCAGCGCAAATTAGTCATTATACCTCTGTTACTAGGCCTGGAACAGTACGCATGACTCATTTAACTGCCCTGGCATAGGCAACTAAAAATTTATGGTTTGTCTAAGCCATTTATGATTCTGACCTTGGTCTGTTATCCTTGTAAAATATCGACTTAAGCAAGAGACAAAATTAAACTCAGCCCCACTGTGtgacagttgtttttttattattttttttaataacaacaaTGTTAAAATACTATTTGTGCTTTGGACATTGTAATTACACTGTAAACAcacaaatgttttgttttgaagaCATCGGTGGAGACACCATTTTAATCAAGAACATTGCTTATCTGGATAATTGTCCTCTGGTGAATGCATTAAATTGACAAAAACACtggcattattaaaatatttagttcaTATTGTGATCATATGCTCTTAATTTAGCAGCTCATGACTTAATCAATTCAAGATTAAGTGCTCTTTTATGAGCTTTATAGGGAATCGTGCTTAAACTGCATCGGTCAACATATCTATTAAAAAACTCTCATCCTTAACTCTATTCGAATGCCAATGCCAACATTCATCTTAAGCAGATGTTGtacagctaagttttaagctaaggcACATCTGAGCCTAACAAGTACACCTATTCCACTAACCTCTCACTAGCCATCTAAAGTTTATTGTAGGGAACAAATCTTTCAAATATCTTTTAATCCCAGTCTGTGCTCTACATATGTTTTGTTACCTAACTTGCTGTACGTTGTTCTCCAGCCTGTGGATAGTCCAAGCAGGCTAGTAAAAGTTCACACAAGAAGATAAAACGAGAAGGCACACATACACTCGCACACTCTTGCCTGGTATATCCGAGTTTGAAGTAcaagaataacaaaataatgaGTGCTCCAACTGAGCAACTTACTCCCAAGTTAaagaagacagacagagaaccTAAGCTCATTACTTATTcagcaagaaggaaaaaaaaaaagaagattattACTTCTTGCATATCCATTGAACATGTGTACTTGCTCTTTCCTGGTTGGCTGCAGCTCCTTCTCAGTCTCAGACTTTTCCAACAGTTCctactagtgatgggaagtttggatcattttagttattcggttctttgaatcttgttcattaaaatgagcagatatttttttgccatttagttaatttcagtttttaatcaaaaataaaataaaatgttacatttttactaAACAAACCCGTCACATctacagtaatgaaaatattacaatgccaCTAAGaatatattatgataaacagaatgagcagctcattgTTCATATCTTTTGGTCCGCGTCGtccgttcttttgtcacatgacacccatagatgctatgcagtgcataACACCCTCTCACTGTGAATAACAGATACAGGACTGTCTGCAGCTCATAACCATTGAATTTAAAAGCCTTCATCAGCTTgctgtagtaataataataataaataataataaaattattattctgaagattttttaataataaaaaatacagagcCAAAAAAAAGCCTTGTTTTTATACAGAGCCTCCAAAATGCGTTCTTTGAAATCATGCTCTTATTATATTAGATATTTACCTATGTAGTAACGCTAAAGTATTGACCTGTGTGTCCAGAGCGGATCACTCAGAATGTGGCGAAGTCCCATTTAGAGACGTGTCAGTACAGCACAGAGGAGCTGAAACGACTCACCTGGAGTCTGTATACGCCAGAGGAAACCCGCTCCTTCCAGCTCAAGGTACGCACTACAGTCCGCTGCGTTTCAGCTTGTTTCATGCACTGATAATCAGAGCGATTACTTTTTTCTGATTGAATAGTTAGACAAATGAGGAGTTAGGGAAATAAGTAGATGAATGAGACAGTTAAGCAATAATAACATTGCTTCCTTATTTAAGCACTATTTAGAGACAGATTATAACGCTGCATTCGCTGGTTTTAAACATAGTCAGTGTGTTGTATATCTATGCCACTACATAAGTAAAACGttgatattttgtttctttatttttgtttcggTAATGCAGCAgtgaaaaaaatctgatctgttCTCTAATGTTTGaaatgttatataattattgttatttaggtTTTCAGGTTTTTAGTTTAGCCTGCATACAGgaataaaagaatgaatggcCAACAGCGTTACTGACTTAGGGAATTTGTCATTAGGTTTGGTAACATATTGacaacaacaggaaaaaaacaaaacaaaagaagctTGTGACAAAATCCAGTCTGTAATGACTGTCCCATACTGGATTTGTTCCCAACTTTGCAACACCACTACTGGTTAATAGGAACAAAGAAACCGCAAGTGTGTAAATCTGTAATTTACTGGTCACTGGTTATTGTTCTTCCCAATGATCAGTTACTGATACCTGTTCCTCCCAATGACGAGTCACTGGTTATTGTTCTTTTCAACGACCAGTCACTGATTACTGCTCTTCCCGATCATTAGTCGGACTCACTGTTCCTTCCAACAACCATGTTCTTCCCAAGGATCAGTaactaattattattctttccaATAACCAATGACTGATATCTTTTCATTCAAAACACCAGTTACTGATTATTGTTCTCCCCAATGACCAGTCACTGATAACTTTTCTTCCCAACGACTATGTTCTTCCCAAGGATCAGTCACTGATTATTATTCTTCCCAATAACCAGTCAATGATAACTGTTCTTCCCAATGACCAGTCACAGCTTATTGTTTTTCTTAAGGATCAGTCACTGACTATTATTCTTTCCAATAAATAGTCATTGATGACTGTTCTTCCCAAAGACCAGTCATTGATAAACATTCTCTTCAATGACCAGTCACTGATTACCGTTTTTCCCAATGACCAGTTGCGGCTTTCCACTATTCCCAGTTGAGCAGTTGCTGATCACCGTTTTTCCCAAAAAGCATTCAGTGATCACCATAGTTTTTCCATCGTTCTCTTGGTTTTAAACTCTCGACTCCCTTTCGCTGTTAAGATTTGTTTGTCtgcatttcagtttattttatacaaatacacatgcttaaatttttaaaaatgtgtttattctaCAGTGTTATTATATTTTGGTGAATGCTTTTTGATATGCAAATTAGTCTGTGTTTTCATCTAGCGGTTTCTCGTTACTTTCTGAAGATGCATTAGCTATTTCTCCCTTCAAAGAGTTGGCAGAACTGGAGGGATAGATGAGTGTTTGTTTGCATGCCTGTTTGGATGGatatttaaatagataaatatatgCCTGTGCAGGCTAAATAGAGATAAGTCTGTATTTTAAGGCTTCATACATAATAATTAGACTTTCCTGATCAATAGACAAGCATTACATGCATCACTGGCTTAGCATTGACAAAAGGATTCTTTCCTTGACGTATTCACGTTTGATTTTTTGGAGCACACATTCATGAACTAACACAGCATTGATTGTCTGATTAACACATTGATCATGTCTTGTGCAGTCTGCCGAGTGGATGTGGCAGCAGTGTGCCGTGCACATCACCAACGCCATCCAGTATGTAGTGGAGTTTGCCAAGCGCGTCAGTGGCTTCATGGACCTCTGCcagaatgaccagattatcctCCTTAAAGCAGGTCAGTGCTATAGAACCGGGCACACTGACCAGAACTTAGATCACATGCATATACAGTTGACATACTCCAGATTCCACATCACGCTTTCTGATAATTTAAGACTTTTTAACTTATTAACATAATTAAGAAACACTTTAAAAGTAAGTGGTCCGGCtaattaaggaataaatggCGGCGTGTGTGAGGTGATGTTATGATGACGGCATGTCACAAAGTGTTTTAATCCTTTCTATATCAGCTCTTTGCCAATGTCAacacaattattcatttatttattaaacagtaaGACATTTACCCACTTTTAGTTGTGTTTATTGCCATAGAGCTTACAGTTAGCTTCCGTTATTGCGTACAGTATagtagcacaaaaaaaaatcacagctaaTTTGAAGAATAAAGGAACTGCAATTATTAAAGGATTTTGTCCTAAAAACCTTCCTGTGTCTCAAAGCTAAAAGGCTTAGGTCTAATCATTACAAAGCACTGCCACTAAAGATTCCATGAATGTTAGTTCCATAAATGTATaactacattattttttaaaactgaagTTAATATACGTACACTGCCTGGGCAGTCAATCGGTCAGTTACATTCTGTactgatagacagacagacagacagacagacagactgccCCCACCCACCCACCAGCCCACCCACTCTTtaagtgtgaaaatgattctttaTGTTTGCATGGGAGTTTGGGGGAAAAATGAATGAGataacctgatcattcagtatattgtaggtcatcagctgacttaatttcattgccacataacatttctgagtctagacctgactaaAGCAACCCAAGGTCATACTGTGTAACACAACTCCAAAGGtgtgtacagtggccactatgcatgatgggtgcgtCGCATAATGCGCTTCTCTTCTTATCCTGACAGAGCAATGCAAGGTTGATGGTTTGCCACTATTCATCCAGGATATAATAATTCACTGAACAGTTCTTGACCAAATTCCagccattttaatgtttctctttGCAACTTTTTGTAAATGATAATTTACTTAATGACATACATGAAGTACACCAAGTCATGTATACATGAAAGCAAAAAACAGGCATGAAATATGGATCTCTATGTGCCTTATTGTTTACAACCCTTAAAACATAAGATTTCTTGGCTAACCTTTCTCCCTTCTTGTCTTTTTGTCTCcaactttctttttctctataCATTTAAATTGATATTGACATCCAATTCTGGGTgggaaaaattacattttgataTAACTACGCTTTGATATTgatactcattttttttttcctcattgtatatttaacatttctttaaacttttgaacCTCCTTATCTGGgaaaaacatttctttctttgttatttttggATTTGCATGCTCTTTCGGCATGGTGGAGCATGTTTCCTCCTTTcccctctttccttctctctatctctttggcTCTCTGTCTCTATGTCGACACTTGCAGGCTGCTTAGAGGTCCTGCTGATCCGCATGTGCCGCGCATACAACTCAACCAATAACACAATGTTGTTCAACGGCAAGTTTGCCAGCCCTCAGCTCTTTAAAGCACTAGGTAAGtgtctacatactgtactgtatataacacacAGTGTTTGAGGTCCAAAAAACAAGTTGTGGTATTGTAAATCAATTTAGCCACATAGAAATGTACaccttttaaattatataaatttaataaacagtGTAAAGATACCAATGTAGAAAATGCTGACAAATTCCttcataaatagatttttaaggTGAGGGATATCTTCTGATTTTGAGCAAAGAATAAATGCACATCACGAATGAATCAGTTGTAGTTCTCTGTGCTGGTTGGCCTAGTCTttaagatatgtgtgtgtgtgtgtgtgtgtgtgtgtgtgtctaggctGTGATGACCTGGT
Proteins encoded:
- the rorcb gene encoding RAR-related orphan receptor C b, whose amino-acid sequence is MRAQIEVIPCKICGDKSSGIHYGVITCEGCKGFFRRSQQNNAMYSCSRQRNCLIDRTNRNRCQHCRLQKCLALGMSRDAVKFGRMSKKQRDSLYAEVQRHQQLTQEPEETGEEGVHSRSYGSTGSNTTLSDLDDITTLPDGLLFDLPLTPGEAAEYCALELLEGGASSGTGSAVSSSSSNQSSPEPSMLDIVEAGRVKHEYQLLPEPSLLTHALLGALSDDCSLLDIERITQNVAKSHLETCQYSTEELKRLTWSLYTPEETRSFQLKSAEWMWQQCAVHITNAIQYVVEFAKRVSGFMDLCQNDQIILLKAGCLEVLLIRMCRAYNSTNNTMLFNGKFASPQLFKALGCDDLVNAIFELAKSVCRLQLSEEEMALFSAAILLSPDRPWLTESQQVQKLQEKVYLALQHSLHRGGGGQEKLDKMVSKLPQMKSICNLHIDKLEFFRLVHPETAYSFPPLYREVFGSEINFPDSTDS